Genomic window (Rhizobium sp. NLR16a):
CACCGGATTGCGGAAGTTCGCATGCGCCTCGGGCACGCGGCCACCAGGCAGCCAGGTTTGGTAAGAGGTCGGCCATTCCTTCTCGAAGAAAGTCGCCAGCCCCTTAATGGTGGCCGAGACGCGCGGCAGCAGGGGATGGCCATGCTTCGCGTAGTAGATCGCCGGTTCCAGCACGTCGCGCACGCTCATCGTGCCGTAATCGCGCAGCATCAGCATCCAACCGTCGAAGGCGCCGGGAATGACCGTTGCGAGCAGGCCGTCGCCGGGGATCAGCGTCAGGCCTTCCGCAGTATAGTGCTCGATCGTGGCGCCGGCCGGTGCGGGGCCTTGCGCACAGATGACTTCGACCTTGTCCTTTTTCTTCGAATAGATCACCGCCGGCAGATCGCCGCCCGGCCCGCACAGATGCGGCTCGACGACCTGCAGCACGAAACCCGTCGCTATTGCGGCGTCGAATGCATTGCCGCCCTTTTCGAGAATGCTCATGCCGACAGCGGAGCCGATCCAGTGCGTCGAGGTGACGACGCCGAAGGTGCCGAGGATTTCGGGACGGGTCGTGAATGCGGTCATGTCAGCTGTCCTTTCTGGGGACCATGCCTAGGATCGGGCTAGCGCGCGCGTGCGGAACGGAAGACTTTCGGCTCGAAGGCAAATTCCTTGTCGAAGGGGTAGGTCGGATGCTGCTTGCGCAGCCGCGGCAGGCGCTCGACGAACTGATCGACCACGCCCTCCGACAGCGCCATCAGGTTCGGGTTGGCGATCGGCGCAAGTTCCGGCGAGAGATAGCCCGATTTGACGACGATGATCCTGGCGCCATGCGGGTCGAGGCCGAGCCGGGTGAAATCGGCGATATTGTGGTAGGGCCGCCGTTTGGCCGAGAGCACGAGATCGATGCCGCCGATCGAAACGACTGCCTGCCGATCGGCGGGGTCGCGGGTCTCATGCAGGAATTTGACGGTGAATCGGGCATTGACCGGCCTGCTGCCCTTGGAATCGAGCGAGGCGCCGACGCTCAAGACAAGCTGCGCACCGACACCTGCGGCATAACAGGCCTCGGTCGCCGCCTTGTCGGCGATGCCGGCAAAGACGACGCCGTCAGCACCCTTGGTGATCAACTCGGCCAGGACATCGGCCCGGTCGCCGACGCCACCGCCGGTCGGGTTGTCGCCGGATTCGGCGAGCACGACAGGCGCGGTCGGGCTGGCGATCGCTTTCGCGACGCATTCCTCGACGGAACCGGTCTCGCAGCCGAAGACGAAGTCTTCGCGGGCATCCCAATAGGCCTTGGCGAGCCTCCTTGCCTCACGCTCGAGCACGGCACGGTCGGTGCCGGTCATGATAGCGGCGGCCGTGGCGCGCGGTTCGTCGGCCCAGATATAACCGACCATCAGCGATGCGTCCCAGACGCCGGCAATGACATCGATCTCGGGCAGCCTGGCATAGAGGCTCTTTGCCGGCTCATCGACCGTGCTGGTGCGCTCGCCGGGCAGGACAACCGGGATCGGCGCCCAGAGAACGAACGGCCTGACGCCGGTTTTCAAGCTCTTGACCAGCATGGAGACCGAGCGGCGCATCGTCTCCTCGACATCGATATGCGGCGCCGTGCGATAGGTGGAGTAAATGTCGAGCGCGTCGATGATGCGCTGGGTGACGTTGCCGTGCAGGTCGTAGCTTGCCGAGACGGTGCATTCCTCGCCGACCAGTGCGCGGGCAGCACTGATCCAGTCGCCTTCGGCATCCTCCATGCCTTCGACATACATGGCGCCGTGCATGGCAAGATAGAGACCGTCAAGCGGCAGCAGCGGCTTCAGCCGCTCGAGAAATTCGCGCTTGAAGCCTTCATAGGTGGCGCGCGAAACCGGCCCGCCGGCAATGGCGCGGGCATGGATCGTCGGCAGGAACTCGGCATCATAATCCTTCAGAAAAGCGAAATAGGGCGATTCCAGCAGCCCCTCCCCCCGCAACACCCGAAAGTCCTTTTCCTCATTCAGAACGGGATTGTATGTGCTGCATTCGATATGGATGCCACCGACGGCAATGCGCATGGGAAACCTCGGTTGAAAGTGGGGGCGATCAGGACGGTATGGGTGGCGATGAGATCAAGGTGAAGACACAGGCGGTTTCTGCAGGTGTGCCGCCGTTATCCGGTGCTGATGATAGTTCGCAAAATAAACCGATCAACCGCACTACATGACAAAATCGACCCGGGTCGATCATGAGATAAGTGTTCGATGACTGCCCTTGGAAGGAACTGCGTCGGCGTGCGGGCAAGATCGCTCACCAGGCGCAAAGCGACCGCGACGTCGGCGTCAACAGTGCGACATCGATACTCCGCCAGCACCGGCTGTCCATCCATGGATAAATCTCCGCCGTCCAGATCGGATTCTGCCGCAGCCGCTGCTGGTAGGCGGCTGCACCGCTTTGATCCGCGTGCGCTTCAAACCAGACGAACACCGTTTCCCCCTCGCGAACCGGCAGGCGCGGGAAACCGTTCCTGCTTCGCTCGGTCATGAACACCGCCTCGATCCGCGCACCGGCCGCCAGCATGGCCGGCATCGCCCTGGCGCGGAAAAATTCCGAGAAATCTTCTCCCGTTCCGGGTGCGAGCGAGCAGATGTTCACGGCGATCAGCCCTTGTGCTTCCGCGCGCTCCGCCTCTTTCTGCCTCGGCAGGTTATGCGCAAATGGAAGCACACCGGCCGCCGGCTTCAGCAGCAGGACATTGTCCGAATTCAGCATCGTCGCGTTCGCGGCCGGTCCATGCTCCTTCCAGACGGGGCCCGAATAAAAGGATGCGAGCGCATCCGTTCTGGCCTCCATGTTCTTGAAGGAGCGCACCCACACAAAGCAATCGGGATCGCCGAGATCGCGAAACTCCCCGTCGACGCGGATGCCCAACGCCTCCTGGGGCTCAACGAACTCGCGATCAAACAGGCGAATCAACCTCTCTCTGCGCTCGGGAAGGAGCCGGTAGCGGCGAAGCTCGAATATGAGGTGAGGGTCCATGGTTTTCCTGACAGGTCGATCATCCTGTTTTATCACAGGACAATTGACCTGTTTTGTCAAGCTGCTAGAATGCACGCCGACTGAATTGAGACGCCATGATCGAAACCAAAAGAAACAATGATCCCGAGGGCGTGCGCCGCAGGATCATCGATGCCGCCTATGACGCCTTTGTCACGCAGGGTTATCTCGCAACCGGCATGCTGGAACTGCGCGAGCGGGCCTCCGTGTCCGGCGGC
Coding sequences:
- a CDS encoding M81 family metallopeptidase; the encoded protein is MRIAVGGIHIECSTYNPVLNEEKDFRVLRGEGLLESPYFAFLKDYDAEFLPTIHARAIAGGPVSRATYEGFKREFLERLKPLLPLDGLYLAMHGAMYVEGMEDAEGDWISAARALVGEECTVSASYDLHGNVTQRIIDALDIYSTYRTAPHIDVEETMRRSVSMLVKSLKTGVRPFVLWAPIPVVLPGERTSTVDEPAKSLYARLPEIDVIAGVWDASLMVGYIWADEPRATAAAIMTGTDRAVLEREARRLAKAYWDAREDFVFGCETGSVEECVAKAIASPTAPVVLAESGDNPTGGGVGDRADVLAELITKGADGVVFAGIADKAATEACYAAGVGAQLVLSVGASLDSKGSRPVNARFTVKFLHETRDPADRQAVVSIGGIDLVLSAKRRPYHNIADFTRLGLDPHGARIIVVKSGYLSPELAPIANPNLMALSEGVVDQFVERLPRLRKQHPTYPFDKEFAFEPKVFRSARAR
- a CDS encoding NIPSNAP family protein, coding for MDPHLIFELRRYRLLPERRERLIRLFDREFVEPQEALGIRVDGEFRDLGDPDCFVWVRSFKNMEARTDALASFYSGPVWKEHGPAANATMLNSDNVLLLKPAAGVLPFAHNLPRQKEAERAEAQGLIAVNICSLAPGTGEDFSEFFRARAMPAMLAAGARIEAVFMTERSRNGFPRLPVREGETVFVWFEAHADQSGAAAYQQRLRQNPIWTAEIYPWMDSRCWRSIDVALLTPTSRSLCAW